A single window of Montipora capricornis isolate CH-2021 chromosome 14, ASM3666992v2, whole genome shotgun sequence DNA harbors:
- the LOC138031651 gene encoding uncharacterized protein encodes MTIPRMELSAAVLAARLDNIIKQELDLPLDGSTFWTDSTCVLRYIENKDKRFQTFVANRISAILDQSTAMQWRYVETSLNPTDEASRGVTVDALLNNQRWTHGPAFLRKLEDKWPQRPNDIGEISSNDPELKKNAETFTSQASKQFNHINKAIQKFSSWTLLKKIIALVLRYKNNLRKQVRRHQATEIDSNYAYTDIKVVPPISVSELKKSEKEILKFVQKQSFQEELVVLRQRSKTFNKSSHIYKLDPILEDGLIRVGGRLQQAPISDNAKHPIILPKKNHVSKLIVNYYHRASGHSGVEYTLPLIQQKFWIIGARSSVRDVTKTCFDCRKRQAPALQQKMASLPENRVTPSKPPFTSVGVDCFGPFTVRRGRTTAKRYSVLFTCLAVRAVHIEITHSMDTESFINALRRFIARRGKPEEIRSDKGGNFVKGEKELRKAVEQWNQEQIHEFLLQRDIIWSFNPPAASHHGGVWERCIRSVRKVMKALIEQQILDDEGLSTPMCEVESIVNGRPITKVSDDPKDLHALTPNHLLLLRAGNAIPPGIFSKNDNYSCRRWRQVQYLSDIFWRRWIRQYLPSLQQRQKWIKQRRNLAVHDIVLLLDENTPCSVWPLGRVLEVYRNKRDGLVRSAKVKTRTTELVRPIDKIVLLESAEMSNKD; translated from the coding sequence ATGACGATACCAAGAATGGAACTATCCGCAGCCGTTCTGGCGGCAAGACTAGACAACATTATCAAGCAAGAGTTGGACTTACCACTCGATGGTTCTACCTTCTGGACTGATAGTACTTGTGTCCTCCGTTACATCGAGAACAAGGACAAGAGATTCCAGACCTTTGTAGCCAATCGCATCTCCGCCATATTGGATCAATCCACAGCTATGCAGTGGCGATATGTTGAAACGTCACTGAACCCTACTGATGAAGCATCCAGAGGGGTGACGGTAGACGCACTCTTAAATAACCAACGCTGGACGCACGGACCGGCTTTCCTAAGAAAGTTAGAAGATAAATGGCCACAACGACCTAACGACATTGGTGAAATCTCAAGCAATGATCCGGAACTTAAGAAAAATGCTGAAACATTCACAAGCCAAGCAAGCAAGCAATTCAACCACATTAACAAGGCAATCCAGAAGTTTTCCTCTTGGACACTCTTAAAGAAAATCATAGCGTTGGTGCTGCGATATAAGAACAATCTGCGAAAACAAGTTCGTCGCCACCAGGCAACTGAGATCGACAGCAACTACGCCTATACAGACATCAAAGTTGTCCCACCCATCAGCGTTTCCGAACTAAAGAAATCAGAGAAAGAAATTTTGAAGTTTGTTCAGAAACAAAGCTTTCAGGAAGAATTGGTTGTTCTTCGCCAAAGAAGCAAGACATTCAACAAATCGAGTCATATCTACAAACTCGACCCAATCTTGGAAGACGGCCTCATACGTGTGGGAGGACGTTTACAACAAGCACCTATTAGTGATAATGCTAAGCATCCGATCATTCTTCCAAAGAAAAACCACGTTTCCAAGCTGATTGTTAACTACTACCACAGAGCCTCTGGTCACTCTGGTGTGGAATATACTCTGCCATTGATCCAGCAGAAATTCTGGATTATTGGCGCGCGATCAAGTGTTCGCGACGTGACTAAGACATGTTTTGACTGTCGTAAACGTCAAGCACCTGCCCTCCAACAGAAAATGGCTAGTCTCCCAGAGAATCGTGTGACTCCTTCTAAGCCACCATTTACGAGTGTAGGAGTAGATTGCTTCGGTCCTTTTACTGTCCGTCGCGGAAGAACCACCGCTAAAAGATATAGCGTACTATTTACCTGTCTTGCTGTTCGAGCTGTTCATATTGAAATTACTCATTCCATGGACACTGAATCCTTCATTAATGCTTTACGTAGATTCATTGCTAGAAGAGGAAAACCAGAAGAGATCCGATCCGACAAGGGAGGAAACTTTGTTAAGGGCGAAAAGGAGCTTCGCAAGGCTGTTGAACAATGGAATCAAGAGCAAATCCATGAATTCCTCCTGCAACGAGACatcatttggtcatttaatccaCCTGCTGCATCGCACCATGGAGGCGTGTGGGAGAGGTGTATCAGGTCTGTGAGAAAGGTCATGAAGGCATTAATAGAGCAGCAAATCCTGGATGACGAAGGTTTAAGCACTCCTATGTGCGAAGTGGAATCTATAGTGAATGGCAGACCAATTACCAAAGTTTCGGATGACCCAAAGGATCTTCATGCTTTAACACCTAACCACCTGCTGTTATTACGAGCGGGAAATGCAATCCCTCCTGGAATTTTCTCTAAGAACGACAACTATAGTTGCCGCAGATGGCGTCAAGTGCAGTATCTTAGTGATATTTTCTGGCGTCGCTGGATCAGACAATACCTGCCCTCATTGCAGCAACGTCAGAAATGGATCAAGCAACGAAGAAATCTTGCAGTGCATGACATAGTGCTATTGCTTGATGAAAATACGCCTTGCAGTGTTTGGCCACTGGGACGAGTGCTGGAAGTTTATCGCAACAAGAGAGACGGTTTAGTACGTTCCGCGAAAGTAAAGACTAGAACCACGGAGTTGGTGAGACCAATCGACAAGATTGTGTTACTGGAAAGtgcagagatgtcaaacaaGGACTAA
- the LOC138031650 gene encoding uncharacterized protein produces MREDEGYDEARKLLADRYGQPYKIATAYVDRIINGQPIRAEDGAALQKYSILLTSCSNTLREIGHLSRLENPDTLQKIVDRLPYTLRLKWREMADKVMQQEQRDANLKDITDFVESRSRVTNHPIFGKISGDSGFSNSTDRTKQVRRTAKSFPVQVNSKQSRGHLEVKTQPKCPSCEGNHWLSQCEDFKKLSVSDRYQLVRSKKLCSNCLVPGHFAQDCPKKSFCRITGCNKKHSSFLHPRETTMPTTDSSRVITSNPEPTANTTPVRNSYIQSNTFQTLNGSTVVGLSIVPVKVKAKGQDKKITTYAFLDSGSNTSFCTDDLLKKLNIKGERTNISLTTLQSTKKSVNCSIVNLEVSDLSDSNVVELPNVFSSPSLPVSADTIGNQEDVNRWPHLKGIKIESIRAEIGLLIGSDAPHILQPREFRESKDGGPFATRNGDLDKEPREYQMQVHLFGGVSSPSCANYALKKTAEDHKGEFDEASIDTVKRDFYVDDCLKSVATNSQAVRLASQLRGLLSKGGFRLTKWISNSREVISSIPESERAPSVKDLDFDRSSSLRERALGVQWNVKEDTFSYKISHKEKPATRR; encoded by the exons ATGAGAGAAGATGAAGGATATGACGAGGCTCGCAAATTGTTAGCAGACAGATATGGACAACCATACAAGATTGCTACAGCGTATGTGGACCGCATCATCAACGGGCAGCCAATTCGTGCAGAAGACGGAGCAGCACTTCAAAAGTATTCAATTCTGTTAACAAGTTGCAGCAACACGCTCAGAGAAATTGGTCATTTAAGTAGGCTGGAAAATCCCGATACTCTCCAGAAGATTGTAGACCGGCTACCTTACACTCTTAGACTAAAGTGGCGTGAAATGGCAGATAAAGTAATGCAACAAGAGCAAAGGGATGCCAACCTTAAGGACATCACAGATTTCGTTGAATCAAGATCAAGAGTAACAAACCATCCTATTTTCGGCAAGATATCTGGTGATTCAGGGTTCAGCAACTCAACCGATAGAACAAAACAAGTAAGAAGGACAGCTAAATCCTTTCCGGTTCAGGTGAATTCAAAGCAATCAAGAGGTCATCTAGAAGTGAAGACCCAACCAAAATGTCCTTCGTGCGAAGGAAATCACTGGCTCTCTCAGTGCGAGGATTTCAAGAAGCTGAGTGTCAGTGACCGCTATCAGTTAGTTCGCTCAAAGAAGTTGTGTTCAAACTGCCTGGTGCCCGGACACTTTGCGCAAGACTGCCCGAAGAAGAGTTTTTGCCGCATCACAGGCTGCAACAAGAAGCACTCCTCCTTCTTGCACCCAAGAGAAACTACAATGCCAACAACCGATTCATCAAGGGTAATAACGAGCAACCCCGAGCCAACCGCTAACACTACGCCAGTAAGAAACAGCTACATACAAAGTAACACCTTTCAAACCTTGAATGGTTCCACCGTTGTAGGTTTATCAATTGTACCGGTGAAGGTCAAAGCAAAGGGTCAAGATAAGAAGATCACGACTTATGCGTTTTTGGACTCTGGTTCTAATACTTCATTCTGCACAGATGACTTATTGAAGAAACTAAACATCAAGGGTGAAAGAACCAACATTTCGCTTACCACACTGCAAAGCACAAAGAAATCTGTCAACTGCTCTATTGTTAATCTAGAAGTCTCCGATCTTAGTGACAGTAACGTAGTTGAGCTACCAAATGTGTTCTCTAGTCCCAGTCTCCCAGTATCAGCTGACACCATTGGAAACCAGGAAGATGTTAACCGATGGCCACATCTCAAGGGCATCAAGATAGAAAGCATTCGAGCTGAAATCGGTCTTTTGATAGGCAGCGATGCGCCACATATACTTCAACCAAGAGAATTCAGAGAAAGCAAGGACGGTGGCCCGTTCGCAACGCGCA ATGGAGATTTGGATAAAGAACCAAGGGAATATCAAATGCAAGTTCATTTGTTTGGCGGCGTTTCATCCCCCAGCTGCGCAAACTACGCCTTAAAGAAAACAGCCGAAGACCATAAGGGAGAATTTGATGAAGCATCGATCGACACAGTAAAGCGAGATTTCTATGTCGACGATTGCCTCAAATCAGTAGCAACCAATTCGCAGGCCGTCCGCCTGGCTAGTCAACTCCGCGGCTTATTGTCCAAAGGAGGTTTTCGCCTCACTAAGTGGATTTCTAACTCACGAGAAGTAATCAGCTCCATTCCCGAATCAGAAAGAGCACCATCTGTCAAGGATTTAGATTTTGATAGGAGTTCGTCACTCAGAGAGAGAGCCTTAGGTGTTCAGTGGAACGTTAAGGAAGACACCTTCAGCTACAAGATTTCCCACAAGGAAAAACCAGCCACGAGAAGATGA
- the LOC138031648 gene encoding uncharacterized protein: MSQSQMKSMEAGDEVAQSVNRDQRSRKDPPKPHTDPPQRDVNQTNQVFVDIEIGNKKIPVSFKLDTGAQVNVIPLHVFHQLKCNNLESTTQRLFGYGGKPLKVEGKCTLACSYKGTQGQHHFYVVSTQAPPILGLSSCLSLNLIQLVFSVEERQGSDTVSQTPGDILTEYKDVFEGLGSFPGVHKIQLKPEVNLVIHPPRKVPIALREKLEKELERMESLEVIAKVTEPTDWVTVNA; the protein is encoded by the exons ATGTCACAATCACAAATGAAGTCAATGGAGGCAGGCGACGAAGTCGCACAAAGTGTGAATAGAGATCAGCGATCCAGAAAAGATCCTCCAAAGCCACATACGGATCCCCCACAGCGAG ATgtcaaccaaaccaaccaagTATTTGTAGACATTGAGATTGGAAACAAGAAGATACCAGTAAGTTTCAAACTTGATACTGGGGCCCAAGTGAATGTTATACCTTTACATGTGTTCCACCAACTTAAGTGTAATAATCTGGAGAGCACAACACAGAGGCTGTTTGGCTACGGTGGCAAACCCCTCAAGGTGGAAGGAAAGTGCACTTTAGCTTGTTCATACAAAGGAACACAGGGGCAACACCATTTTTATGTAGTGTCAACCCAAGCACCTCCAATACTGGGATTATCATCGTGCTTATCACTAAACCTGATTCAGCTAGTCTTCTCTGTAGAAGAAAGACAGGGCAGTGACACTGTCTCCCAAACCCCAGGGGACATATTAACTGAGTACAAAGACGTGTTTGAAGGGTTGGGATCATTTCCAGGAGTACACAAAATCCAACTGAAACCTGAAGTCAACCTTGTGATTCATCCGCCACGAAAAGTCCCAATAGCTCTCCGGGAAAAGCTGGAAAAAGAGTTGGAGAGAATGGAGAGTTTAGAAGTTATTGCAAAAGTCACGGAACCCACCGACTGGGTTACCGTAAATGCTTGA
- the LOC138031647 gene encoding uncharacterized protein: MFVSSKSSVLLQTARANISKPGSGEHSVNARMVFDSGSQRSYISENLQNTLKLPVAGPDTLLIKTFGESTAKLRQCDIVQFAVEAVDGMQIYVSAYLVPVICAPISNQIIEFTQAYYPHLQCLRLADNSHGGEDLSVDILIGADFYWHFVSGSFVRGPESGPTALSNKLGYILSGPVGIPVPGQGDSSINLTENHVLKISNCVIEGGDSLEEEIKHFWDLETLGIKHDEPTVYEKFIEDIRHNGQRYEVKLPFKEDHPLLPDNYHLSKMRLESLLRRLKSKLEVLKHYDEVVKEQLERNIIEPVHLTEQTEVGKVHYLPHREIIRLDKDTTKLRVVYDASAKHHGPSLNNCLYSGPPLTSMIFDLMTRFRAHKVALTADIEKAFLNIAIAPTHRDVLRFLWVNDILTDNARYSLSDSPQ, translated from the coding sequence ATGTTTGTCAGCTCTAAATCCAGTGTACTTCTGCAGACAGCAAGAGCAAACATCTCCAAGCCAGGGAGTGGTGAACATTCTGTCAATGCCAGAATGGTGTTTGATAGTGGCAGTCAAAGAAGCTACATCTCAGAGAACTTGCAGAACACTCTGAAGCTACCTGTGGCTGGCCCGGACACATTACTGATCAAGACCTTCGGAGAGTCTACTGCCAAACTAAGGCAGTGTGACATTGTTCAATTTGCAGTGGAGGCAGTTGATGGTATGCAGATATATGTTTCAGCATATTTAGTACCAGTGATCTGTGCACCAATCAGTAATCAAATCATTGAGTTTACTCAAGCTTACTACCCTCACTTGCAGTGCTTAAGGCTCGCTGATAATTCCCATGGTGGTGAGGATTTGAGTGTAGATATACTTATCGGTGCAGATTTCTACTGGCATTTTGTAAGTGGAAGTTTTGTTCGTGGTCCAGAATCAGGTCCTACTGCCCTTTCTAACAAACTCGGTTATATACTTTCTGGACCAGTTGGAATTCCCGTGCCAGGGCAGGGAGACTCCTCAATCAATCTTACCGAAAACCATGTGCTCAAGATCTCAAATTGTGTCATTGAAGGAGGAGATTCACTTGAAGAAGAAATTAAGCACTTTTGGGATTTAGAAACACTAGGAATCAAACACGATGAACCGACGGTCTATGAGAAATTCATTGAAGATATCAGGCACAATGGACAAAGATATGAAgtcaaattgccattcaagGAAGATCATCCCTTACTCCCAGACAACTATCATTTAAGCAAAATGAGGCTGGAGTCATTGCTGCGGAGACTAAAATCGAAACTCGAAGTCCTCAAACACTATGATGAAGTCGTTAAGGAGcaacttgaaagaaacattattGAACCAGTGCACTTGACCGAACAAACAGAAGTAGGCAAGGTCCACTATTTACCTCACCGAGAAATTATCAGGCTTGATAAGGACACAACTAAACTCCGTGTAGTCTATGACGCATCTGCTAAGCATCATGGACCAAGCCTCAACAATTGCTTGTACTCTGGACCACCCCTCACTTCCATGATCTTCGATTTAATGACACGATTCAGGGCTCACAAGGTTGCACTTACTGCCGATATAGAGAAGGCGTTCCTGAATATTGCTATTGCTCCCACGCACCGTGACGTCCTGCGATTTCTTTGGGTTAATGACATTCTTACTGACAATGCAAGGTACTCATTAAGCGATTCACCACAGTAG